The DNA region GAATCAATTTGGAGACAGGCATTAGTGTACGGTAATAGAAGGAGATACACTGATGAACCAGAAACGAAATGGATGCCGACCTTGAAGTCATTTGCCGCTTTAGTAGCATCTTATATGCGCGAAGCGGTCGACTCATCGAAAGCCGCTCAAATGCGACTGTTCCGTCGTGCTGTGAGTCTCTACGAGGCTGCATTGTACGGCGATGACGATTTGGGTATGAGTCGGCTAGATGTGAATGAGCTATTGGACAGCCAGCGCACAATGTTACTGATTCTTCAAGCTACAGTCGCGTTGGAAGCTTTGATCGTCTCAGACGGAACGGATGAGCGTCGTGAGTTGCGTTCAACCGCTGTTTCTATATTAAAGCTGGAATCCTGTCAACGAGTTCAAACCCATCGACTTTCCTGGACAGCTTTGGAAGCCTATGATACAGCTCGAAAATGGCAGGTCTAACGACATCGATACAGGATATCGTAGTGACCAGGGCGGTACAAGAGCGAGATTTCGATGGAGGCACTATCTGGTCCAAATGTGTGCTGAGCCAATCTTCCGTACAAAAGCTCGTGTCCGTCTAAGTATGCAATCGTCACTTGTACCCCAAAGGCCTCGGCAAGTGCCAGAACTTGTACTTGTTCACACTCTTTACCCATTGGTTCAACCTCGCGCTGGCAAAAATCATTTATCCCCAATCCTGGTTCCGCAATGAATGGTAAGAATCTCCCCGGGTCTTGTTTTAAATGCGTAGCTGTAACAACTCGAAGATACCAAGTGCAATAGTCTGATGTGGCCGTTTCTTGATTCATCTCTTCGTGGAACGCTGCTTCGTCTAGTGTTCCGGCCAAGATTCGCTCAAGCAGCTCCACTATTGTATCGTGAAAAGCTTCCAGCATTACCTCGTCGTACCCTGCCGCGAGAACACTTTCCCAAGATTTTGTTTTCAGCCAGTCTATTATTTTCTCGGAATCTTTCTCGTTTTGTCGAATTTCTTCCACGAGCCTGTAAAGAAAGGCGCGGTAATAACAGTTGCCGTCACCTCGAACTTTTCGAAAACTCTGGTACTCCTTGCTCAACGCATCAACGCCGTCTAGAAACCGGCTTTCATTGGACTCGTTATACTCTAGCTTAAGATCCAAAATGGGACGTTGTATGGAAGTCAGAGGGTTTTGCTTGATTTTGCTTTCGATCTCTTCCAAACGAGCCTGAGTTTGGCATTCCAACTCTGCAGCATCGGGCGGAAGATCTTTGGACTGATCTTCGGTGCTGCGCAAAGCCGACATGTAGGGTTACGATCTGTTTTTGTTGCGTAACCCGTGCGGCAAAAAAAGGAAGACGGTTGGAAAGGGACGAAAAAACTCTTCCAAAGGTTTAATGTGTTTCCTCGACGAGGAATCTTTTGAGAGCATTACTTGCTTACTTTTAtaattaacagtaagtggtTTTTCCGGCTGACACAGAGATCCGTACGGCCATCGTCCGATGAAAAAAGCGTAAACCCATGAACCTTTCAGGCACGATAAATTATCCCGAAGGTAGAGCCAGCTATTGTCTAATAAAATTTCATGCTAGACTTATCCATATAGACAGTCTCTAACTTTGAGCCGATGGGTGTGTATGCAAAGCAGAGAAATCGGAAGCCGGATCGCAGCGTACATAATTTGGGAAATCTTGTGTTACACGAAACTAATCTTGAGTGATCAATGCGCAACCTTTGCATTATTTTAGCGAAGGGAGACAACGGTGCATACATATGGATCAAAAAATTATCAGGCAACAAAATCCAGTTGGTCAAGCACTCCGATTATCGATGAAAAACACCGGCTGCATTTGATGAATGACGATCGTTGAACGTCATCATTTTCCCCGCGTTCATAACTTTTCGACAAAATTGAGCTCACATGATTGAACATTGAGAGCAATTCGTTCCAAAAGAGATGAAGCAAAAGGCTAAACTAGTTAAACGATTCAACAGACCCCGGTAATCATGGCACAAGTCCGTAGTCTCCGAAAAGGGTATCGAAATCCACGCTGACCCAGTCAACGTCCGTCTGTTGGCATTGTTCGTCTGGATTGCGTTCAATTTCGCTAACGATACCGAGTCGACGTCTCGCGACCCCTGAGCACGTCACAAAAGCTGGGCCGCTCAGTTTCTCGTCGCAGAAGAGACATTGATTGAGCCAGCCTTGGTCACCAGCTCCTGGTACATTATTGTTACTCATGAAGCCCGTAAACATAGTAACCATGCAAGTAAAAAGGCACTGCTTGCCAGTACTGATCATATTGTCTGCCCAGCATTTGGTACAATCTTCTGTGAATCCAATTTTGTCATCAAGGCACGCCACCAACTCCTCATAACTTCCCAGCATTGAGATCTTCCCACACTTCTTGGCTTGTTTGGCAATGGTCTTGCGGGTTTCAACGTAGGTTTCTATATCTGCAGGGTTGGAGCAAAATGCGCAGGCCCCGCAGTGTGCGACTTGGTACCCGGCCGAATTGGCATCGGCCTTATTTGGGAAAGTTTGGAAGGGCTGGCTCAAGTCGAGAGGATCAAAAGCACAGACGATGTCCGTGATAAAATTGAAGCTTGTGTCGGGAGCCTTAGCGGCTGTGGTACTTTCACCTCGAGAACCAACCATGATGGCTACTAAGAAAACGTAGATTCCAATCAGAAAGCCAAGGACCACTCGGAAAGTCCAAAACGCCCAACGTTCCCTGCGAGTGCGATCGCGGACCCTATAATCGCAGCAACCTCTCTTACAGTACCCTCGTTTGTCCTCGATCTCTTCATTCTCTTTTTTGATGAGCATTCGTTTGGATGCTTCCATCAACTCAATTGCGTCATCTCCTTCACCCGCCACCTCTTGTGCGGTAGCCTCATCGCGCGCGGACCCTTCGCCCTTGCTAGGACCCGGCGATCGTCGAGTCGCCATTTTGACAAGCGGAGCACTCGCTTTAGCGACCGTACCCGTGAAAGTAGTTTGATAACCGAACAGACGGGATGTAATGGAGTTTCTTGGATAATATCCATATATGGTATGGTCGGTGGTCCGTTCAATAATGCTCTCCAAATCGTCGGGTTGGACGCCGTACCGCAAAACGGCAACTGCCGTGGCGGCCCAAACAAAGGCGGCCAGAATCATCAGAATTCCGGCCGAGCCGATCTCGCACTCCTTGTCGCAGGCATTGTCGCCAGGGCTGCGGCCTTTGAGCGCTTCCGACGTAATGTTGTCACAGGTGCAGAAATCACTTTTTAAAACGATGAGTGTGAGCATCGTACAGACGCTGCACAGAGCAAACAAACCAGCCACAATCTTGCATCCGCGTTGTGAAATCCTGCGTTGGATCGGATGGATGAACAATGCTCGCGCCGCTAGAATGAAAATAATGTATGTGAAAAGCCAAAAGACCGCCCAGACATTGTAAATACTGGTTGTAAAAATACTCACGAGTGACAGTAGAAGCAAAATGATCCCGATTCCCCAGCTGACCGCATAAAATTGCAGAGCTTGCGCCATTGTAGTCAAGAGTGACAAACCCAATAACATACTAGCCATACTGAAAATGCGTCCAGCTATCAAAGGACCGCCGAGATTGTAGCTGAAAAAGAGTACATCCCATCGTTGGCACTTGCCTTCGATTCGATGGAGAGGAACGGTGATTACATACAGTTAGTATTATGGAAAGAAACAGAAATGCGCGTCGCATGAACTATGAGATTAACGTACCAGAAATATCCCGCAGCGTCCACAATCCGTAGTTACTTCCGGTAAACGATATTTGCGCCCCTTGAAAAAAGGAGCAATCCCAGCTCCCTGCCCCAGTTAGCGTCAAAGCAATCAAGCATAAGAACATTGGAATGGCCTGCTTCGTAACCCCTAAAGGCCATAACCATTGCTTCATGCCACTGCTGAAGACATGAGAAGCGATGGATTTGTGTGAGACTGTACGTACTGCGAACTCACGATTTAATCCTGTGACCTCTGGCGCTGACCGCGACTGATCGTACCTATGCGAGAGGTCAGACTTGTGAACGCTCACCCTGAAGGAATACCGAATTGTGGTATCTTCATCGAGTGCTGGCGTCGGCGTATCCGCATCGTCAGCTACCTTGGGCGTTTCCAACGAATGTGCAAGCTGCGGTTCCGTCGAATCAACGATATCGACAGGAATGATGTCGTTGCCGTGTCCGAAGGTCCTTTCCGCATCGCCAGCTTCACAATCAGTAGCAGCTGCCCTTTTCATTGAGTTCACTCTGGAGTCGCCCTTTTGTGCTTGAGCAAGTAGATGTATGTAAGAACCTTTCCGGTCCGTCGTCTTTGTGAAAATTGCTCACAGTTCGGCAACAGGAAGTCGATCGACGCCGTAGCCTTCCAGGAAAGAGCAATCGTGCATCGTAGTCGATTCCCGTCTGTACGGGAGAGAAACAAAGTAGCAGGctacctaactgtaaataatAGTGGGGACTTACCGCTATTTGGATCCATAGATGGCTGGCGGACTTTTAAAACTGTGAGCAGGGAGGTTTTGAATGGTACTCCTCGTCAAGCTGTGATTTAACGATAGTTTCTGGCGCCGACGGTATTGTAACCGTCATTTTAACTGAAATTCTTTATAATAGGCCAGGCATACGACTGACTCGTTCGCGCCGCACTCGAAAATGCACTACTCTAGCTATAGTATAAATCTGTACTTAATGTTTGTGACTCTGAAATGTACTCCGAACATTCCAATAATCGCTAAATATTTGGCGACCGTTCCCGGGATAAAAAGGACCACGAAAAAAACTCTCTGCTACCTCGGCCGACTCATCAAAATTCTCGTGGTGGCTTTGGACAAAGATACAATGAGATTTGCTTCGGCACTGGCATTACTAACGGTGTCGTCGCTCTACCAAAGACTGGCGGTACGCCGAGGAGAATTTACGGCTGGCGCTTTGGAGCAGCCGGGACGGAGGCGGTCTCAAAGAGTCGGAGCAGCTCACCTTAAACTGGAACACTTCAGCGTGAATACCATATCACTTTCATCAAGCGCGGCACTCGATGAGAAAGAATCGATCGGGTATGAGGAGAATGTTCCATCTTCAATAATCAACGCCCTAGGGGAGTTCGACCCTGGCGGTGGTTCCACTGATGTCCCGTCAGCCGTTCCCTCGAAAGTTTCCTCAGACTCACCTTCTGATACTCCAAGTGATACTCCGCAGAGGATCATACCCACCTTTGCGTCAAGTAGTTACCCTTCATTGGTTCCCACCATGTCAACGTCGGATGTCCCGTCGTCGCTTCCGTCTGATGTTCCGTCAACAGTACCATCGGATGTCCCGTCGTCGATTCCGTCGGATGTGCCGCCCACCACACCATCGGATATTCCTTCTTCAGTCCCCTCCGACGTGCCGTCTACCATACCGTCGGATGTCCCTTCGCTTTTTCCGTCTGATGTACCGTCCACTATACAATCGGATTTTCCTTCTTCAGTCCCCTCGGACTTGCCTTCCACCATACCGTCGGATGTCCATTCGTCGATTCCGTCTAGTGTTTTGTACTCTATACTATCAGATGTTCCTAATTCTCTCTCATCCGAAGTACCTTCAGAACTTCCATCTTATATGCTAGCAAACGTACCTTCATTCAAGCCATCGAATGTTCCGTCATTTTCAAGTATACCTTCAGCTATCCCGACAACAACCAGTGAAATTTTAACTTTGGCAATGTCCAATCTTCCGTCAAGCCTTCCCTCCGGCATGATGTCTGTACCATCTGATCTTCCTTCAATTACACCGTCAAATGCGGTGTTGGTAACATCGAAAAGCCCATCAAAAATGCCATCAAATGCAACATCAACGCCACCCTCCCAAAATCCCAGCAGAACGCCAAATGGCTATCCCTCATTCCGTCCAGATCCTTGGCCCACACA from Phaeodactylum tricornutum CCAP 1055/1 chromosome 18, whole genome shotgun sequence includes:
- a CDS encoding predicted protein; amino-acid sequence: MFVTLKCTPNIPIIAKYLATVPGIKRTTKKTLCYLGRLIKILVVALDKDTMRFASALALLTVSSLYQRLAVRRGEFTAGALEQPGRRRSQRVGAAHLKLEHFSVNTISLSSSAALDEKESIGYEENVPSSIINALGEFDPGGGSTDVPSAVPSKVSSDSPSDTPSDTPQRIIPTFASSSYPSLVPTMSTSDVPSSLPSDVPSTVPSDVPSSIPSDVPPTTPSDIPSSVPSDVPSTIPSDVPSLFPSDVPSTIQSDFPSSVPSDLPSTIPSDVHSSIPSSVLYSILSDVPNSLSSEVPSELPSYMLANVPSFKPSNVPSFSSIPSAIPTTTSEILTLAMSNLPSSLPSGMMSVPSDLPSITPSNAVLVTSKSPSKMPSNATSTPPSQNPSRTPNGYPSFRPDPWPTQLPISKMPTASPLFAPTFTQNEGTCDGDGYTLNPSQATFLAQNDREADKRIVFSYELHLSENATEAPIIIESVERRILQAVLGGYCITGDMRRLQVAPVFDSNPPDFPVGSCGDKCTLVYGWMMATGEDPGLFCKVKQIIYDSIISGALEDVDGVSELVYKEVRVAPCYVSVDGPPGGSISAVEGSRSRQSSNSDSSPVGFVAGISLFAAFIVFAAAVLVIRKQHRSSEEANVQNRSDISPDI
- a CDS encoding predicted protein; translated protein: MKRAAATDCEAGDAERTFGHGNDIIPVDIVDSTEPQLAHSLETPKVADDADTPTPALDEDTTIRYSFRVSVHKSDLSHRYDQSRSAPEVTGLNRSWDCSFFQGAQISFTGSNYGLWTLRDISGKCQRWDVLFFSYNLGGPLIAGRIFSMASMLLGLSLLTTMAQALQFYAVSWGIGIILLLLSLVSIFTTSIYNVWAVFWLFTYIIFILAARALFIHPIQRRISQRGCKIVAGLFALCSVCTMLTLIVLKSDFCTCDNITSEALKGRSPGDNACDKECEIGSAGILMILAAFVWAATAVAVLRYGVQPDDLESIIERTTDHTIYGYYPRNSITSRLFGYQTTFTGTVAKASAPLVKMATRRSPGPSKGEGSARDEATAQEVAGEGDDAIELMEASKRMLIKKENEEIEDKRGYCKRGCCDYRVRDRTRRERWAFWTFRVVLGFLIGIYVFLVAIMVGSRGESTTAAKAPDTSFNFITDIVCAFDPLDLSQPFQTFPNKADANSAGYQVAHCGACAFCSNPADIETYVETRKTIAKQAKKCGKISMLGSYEELVACLDDKIGFTEDCTKCWADNMISTGKQCLFTCMVTMFTGFMSNNNVPGAGDQGWLNQCLFCDEKLSGPAFVTCSGVARRRLGIVSEIERNPDEQCQQTDVDWVSVDFDTLFGDYGLVP
- a CDS encoding predicted protein, with product ELECQTQARLEEIESKIKQNPLTSIQRPILDLKLEYNESNESRFLDGVDALSKEYQSFRKVRGDGNCYYRAFLYRLVEEIRQNEKDSEKIIDWLKTKSWESVLAAGYDEVMLEAFHDTIVELLERILAGTLDEAAFHEEMNQETATSDYCTWYLRVVTATHLKQDPGRFLPFIAEPGLGINDFCQREVEPMGKECEQVQVLALAEAFGVQVTIAYLDGHELLYGRLAQHTFGPDSASIEISLLYRPGHYDILYRCR